DNA sequence from the Burkholderiales bacterium genome:
CCTGCTGCCCGCCTTGCGCGCAAGAGTGGATCCGCAGCAACGCGTCGCCTTCTTCGAGCGCATCGAGTCGGGCTTCGCCCGGCAGGCGAGGTGGACCACTCTGGTCACCGGTATCTCCGGGTTCTATCTCGTTTACCGGCTGGATGCCTGGGAACGGTTCGCGCAAGTGTCCTTCTGGTGGATGCACGCGATGGTCGCCGTGTGGGCGATATTCACAGTCATGCTGTTCGTGATCGAACCGTTGTGGCTGCACGAGTGGTTCCTGACGCGTGCCCGGCGCGACCTGGAGCCGACGTTCAGAATGGTCGAGCGCCTGCATTGGTTGCTGCTCGTGCTGAGCCTCGTGACCGTGGCCGGCGCGGCAGCGGGCAGCCATGGATGGTTGTGGATGTGATGAACCTATCTCAAAATCCCCGACGGCCGCTTATCGTCGCAACCCTTCGGGGCGGGATCGCCTGGGGCGCATCGCTTCGTTGCAGCTCGGGTCCTTGGCTCTGGCCAATGGTCTCGCTGCCCGCGCCTCGCGCTGCATCCCCAGGCAACCCCGCCGCGGCCGCCGGGGATTTTGAGATAGGTTCATGACCCTTTACTGGTCGCTCAAGTATGTGCACGTTGGCGCGGTCGTCGCGAGCGCCAGCCTGTTCCTGCTGCGCGGGGCCTGGATGCTGGCTTCCCCGTCCCTGCTGCAGCGCCGGTGGGTGCGGGTCGTGCCGCACGTCGTCGACAGCGTGCTGCTCGCCGCAGCGCTCGGGCTGATCTGGCTCACCGGCCAGTATCCGTTCGCACAGCCCTGGCTCACCGCGAAGGTCCTGGCGCTCGTCGCCTACATCGTGCTGGGCAGCATCGCGCTCAGGCGCGGGCGCACGCCGTGGGTGCGTGCTGCGGCCTTTGTCGCGGCCGTCTCGATGTTCGCCTACATCGTCGGGGTGGCACTCACCCGCTCACCCTCGCTCGGTTTCTAGCCGCGCGGCCGCGCCGGGGGCCGCCGCATCCGCCTCACGCCGCGCGCAATCTCCAGCGCTTTCCAGCCTGCGCGCGCATCCGGTTTTGATCTAGGTCAACGGCTTTCCGCCCTCGGCCGGTAGCATTCCGACCGACTCACCGGCGGGCGCGAGGGCGCCGCGCGGTCGACTTCGGGAATCGGGAGCGCTCATGGCGGAACAGGCCACCTACAACTACAAGGTAGTCCGGCAATTCGCGATCATGACCGTCGTCTGGGGCGTGGTCGGGATGGCGGTCGGGGTGCTGATCGCCGCCCAGCTCATGTTTCCGGACCTGACCTACGGGATTCCGTGGCTCTCCTATGGCCGGCTGCGGCCGCTGCACACCAACGCCGTCATCTTCGCCTTTGGCGGCTGCGCCCTTTTCGCCACTTCTTACTATGTGGTCCAGCGCACCTGTCACGTGCGGCTGTTCTCCGACCAACTGGCGGCCTTCACCTTCTGGGGCTGGCAGGCGGTCATCGTGCTGGCGGCGCTCACCCTGCCCGCCGGTATCACGACCTCCCACGAGTACGCGGAGCTGGAGTGGCCGATCGACATCCTGATCACGCTCGTGTGGGTAGCCTATGCGGTGGTGTTCTTCGGCACGCTGGCCCGGCGCAAGGTCGCGCACATTTACGTGGCGAACTGGTTCTTCGGCGCCTTCATCCTGACGGTGGCGCTGCTGCACCTGGTCAACAGCGCCCAGGTTCCGGTGTCGCTGTGGAAATCCTATTACGTGTACGCCGGTGTCCAGGACGCCATGGTGCAGTGGTGGTACGGGCACAACGCGGTGGGTTTCTTCCTGACCGCGGGCTTCCTCGGGATGATGTACTACTTCGTCCCCAAGCAGGCGCAGCGCCCGATCTACAGCTACCGCCTGTCGGTGGTGCACTTCTGGGCGCTGATCTTCACTTACATGTGGGCCGGGCCGCATCACCTGCACTACACCGCGCTGCCCGACTGGACCCAGTCGCTCGGGATGATCTTCTCGCTGATCCTGCTGGCGCCCTCCTGGGGTGGCATGATCAACGGGATCATGACGCTCTCGGGCGCGTGGCACAAACTGCGCACCGATCCGATCCTGAAGTTCCTGATCGTGTCGCTGTCCTTCTACGGCATGTCGACCTTCGAGGGACCGATGATGTCGATCAAGACGGTCAACTCGCTGTCGCATTACACGGACTGGACGGTCGGCCACGTGCACTCGGGCGCGCTGGGCTGGGTGGCCTTCATTTCGGTCGGCAGCCTCTACTACCTGATCCCGCGGCTGTTCGGGCGCACGCAGATGTACAGCGTGCCGCTGATCACCACGCACTTCTGGATCGCCACGATCGGCGTGGTGCTCTACATCGCCGCCATGTGGATCGCGGGCGTGATGCAGGGCCTGATGTGGCGCGCGGTCAACCCGGACGGCACCTTGACCTATACCTTCGTGGAGAGCGTCAAGGCCAGCTACCCGTTCTACGCGATCCGCCTGCTCGGAGGACTGCTGTTTCTCTCGGGAATGCTGATCATGGCCTACAACG
Encoded proteins:
- a CDS encoding SirB2 family protein produces the protein MTLYWSLKYVHVGAVVASASLFLLRGAWMLASPSLLQRRWVRVVPHVVDSVLLAAALGLIWLTGQYPFAQPWLTAKVLALVAYIVLGSIALRRGRTPWVRAAAFVAAVSMFAYIVGVALTRSPSLGF
- the ccoN gene encoding cytochrome-c oxidase, cbb3-type subunit I, producing MAEQATYNYKVVRQFAIMTVVWGVVGMAVGVLIAAQLMFPDLTYGIPWLSYGRLRPLHTNAVIFAFGGCALFATSYYVVQRTCHVRLFSDQLAAFTFWGWQAVIVLAALTLPAGITTSHEYAELEWPIDILITLVWVAYAVVFFGTLARRKVAHIYVANWFFGAFILTVALLHLVNSAQVPVSLWKSYYVYAGVQDAMVQWWYGHNAVGFFLTAGFLGMMYYFVPKQAQRPIYSYRLSVVHFWALIFTYMWAGPHHLHYTALPDWTQSLGMIFSLILLAPSWGGMINGIMTLSGAWHKLRTDPILKFLIVSLSFYGMSTFEGPMMSIKTVNSLSHYTDWTVGHVHSGALGWVAFISVGSLYYLIPRLFGRTQMYSVPLITTHFWIATIGVVLYIAAMWIAGVMQGLMWRAVNPDGTLTYTFVESVKASYPFYAIRLLGGLLFLSGMLIMAYNVWKTVVGAKPVEAMIPAPAAAH